The DNA sequence CTCTAATAAATTATTTTCAATAGGCGTTCCTGTAAGAGCAAATTTAACTTTAGCATTAACTTGTTTTACAGCTTCTGAATTTTGTGAATATGGATTTTTTATATTTTGAGCTTCATCTATTATACAATAATCAAATGTAAAATTTTGTAATTGATTAAAGTCATTTTTTAAAATTGTATAAGTTGTCAAAATAACATCTTTACTTTCAATTTGTTTTAATAGTTCTTTTCTTTCATTTTTATTCCCATGTAAAACTAAAACATCTAAATCTGGTGCAAAAGTTTCAAATTCATTTTTCCAGTTATATATAAGAGAAGTAGGTGCTACTACTAAGCTTTTCTTACCTTTTTCTGAAAGTAAAAAAGATATAGTTTGAATAGTTTTTCCTAATCCCATTTCATCAGCTAATATCCCTCCAAATTCCATGTAGCTTAGAGTTTTTAACCATTTAAGACCCTGTAATTGGTATTCTCTTAAATTTGCATTTAGTTCTTTAGGAGCATCTATATTTACTTTACTTATAGTCTCAAATTTTTTTGATATTTCATTTATTTTTTCTAAACCTTCAATAAAATTAAACTCATTTTCTTCAATAAAGTTTTTTAAGTATAAAGAATTCTCATTTCCTAAATTATAAGAAACCTCATTTATATTATTATTCTCATTAATATTTATATCATTTTCTACTTTTCTATCTTTAACATCTTCAACTAATTCTAAGAATTTAACCATTTTTTCTTCTTCTAAATCTATATAACTTCCACTATTTAACTTATAGTATTTTCTTTTATTTCTTAGAGCAGACAGTATATTTTCTATTTCTGATTTTTCTACATCATCTATATTAAAGTTAAATTCTAAGTAATTTTGTTTATTTAAATTAAAACTTGCTTTTATATCACTACTTTTATAAACTTTAACTTTTTTTAGTTTATCTGAATAATATATTTCTCCGAATTTCTTAAGTTCATAAATTTTTTCTTTAAAAAACTCATAAAGTTCATCGGGGCTAAGTTTACAGATAAGTTTCTCTCCAGATCTTTCAAATCCATATGAGCAAACTATATATTCTATTTCATTTTCTTTTTTAAAGTTTCTTATTATATAACCCTTATTATTATTTTCATTGTCATCTTTATATATATAATCAAGAAAACAAGTTATACCATGATTTGATTTATCAAAATAAAAATTAACATCTAAATTATTTCTTATTTGATTTTCTAAAGTTTCATCAAATCTTATATTGTTAGATGCCCTTTTAAGTACAGGTAAAAGACCATTTAATAATCCATCTACATCCTCATTTTTAAATTCTATTTTTTCATTCTCACATAAAACATCATAAAAAGGTATATAATTATAGCATTGTTTATCTGAGATAAGATATATAATATTATTGAAAAATAGTATATCACCCTTATCATTTAATTTTATAATTTTATTACTATTAGATTGCAGCATTAATTTATTTTCTGATTCACTTATAAAGAAATCTAAGTCTATATCATCATGTTTTACAATGCTTGAAATATCTGTATTATCATAGGTAAATAAAATTTCCTTATTTACTAACGTAGATAATAATTTTTTTAGTCCACTTTCATGTATGTTTAAATATTTTCCATCTATAAGTTTAATGTCATTTTTTGATTCTTTATATATCTTTTGATCTATATTTATATATTCTTCCATTAAATTTACAATTGCTTCATCTTCTTTAGAAAAGTAATCATTTAT is a window from the Paraclostridium sordellii genome containing:
- a CDS encoding DEAD/DEAH box helicase; protein product: MQLKELIDVVMESTTKSMWARGYTYYKKGIVDQVTPQIQNGILTIDGIIGADFSNEIYYTSLEIDLKRKKIIKARCNCIDFINNEGENSNFICKHNVATFLLYIDMLQKQIKKQKQDKKKKEKELDPSKQIIRLAKERLTKSRKINIDVYLSQKKGNIGTYYQVSFKIGNERMYVLKSIPEFIYSRKEKNNIKYGKDFEYNPINDYFSKEDEAIVNLMEEYINIDQKIYKESKNDIKLIDGKYLNIHESGLKKLLSTLVNKEILFTYDNTDISSIVKHDDIDLDFFISESENKLMLQSNSNKIIKLNDKGDILFFNNIIYLISDKQCYNYIPFYDVLCENEKIEFKNEDVDGLLNGLLPVLKRASNNIRFDETLENQIRNNLDVNFYFDKSNHGITCFLDYIYKDDNENNNKGYIIRNFKKENEIEYIVCSYGFERSGEKLICKLSPDELYEFFKEKIYELKKFGEIYYSDKLKKVKVYKSSDIKASFNLNKQNYLEFNFNIDDVEKSEIENILSALRNKRKYYKLNSGSYIDLEEEKMVKFLELVEDVKDRKVENDININENNNINEVSYNLGNENSLYLKNFIEENEFNFIEGLEKINEISKKFETISKVNIDAPKELNANLREYQLQGLKWLKTLSYMEFGGILADEMGLGKTIQTISFLLSEKGKKSLVVAPTSLIYNWKNEFETFAPDLDVLVLHGNKNERKELLKQIESKDVILTTYTILKNDFNQLQNFTFDYCIIDEAQNIKNPYSQNSEAVKQVNAKVKFALTGTPIENNLLELWSIFDFIMPGYLYSKNKFQEKFIKNQESLCNLKKQIQPFMLRRLKKEVLSQLPDKIETKFFIEMSEEQKKVYKTYVEDIKEKMKSTDFDKDKITILSYLTTLRQLCLDPAIKVDNYKGDSGKINVLNEIVKDNIQNNHKILIFSQFTSVLQNIGNELQKENIQYFYLDGKTNPKERVDLVDKFNKNENIRVFLISLKAGGTGLNLTSADVVIHFDPWWNPAIENQATDRAHRYGQKNVVEVIKLIAKGSIEENILKLQEDKKELIQSIISEDFKNESLIKMLSKEELINLISN